A genomic region of Thermodesulfitimonas autotrophica contains the following coding sequences:
- the treZ gene encoding malto-oligosyltrehalose trehalohydrolase gives MGATYLGEGRCRFRVWAPYADTVALHIVAPEDRIVPLNRAPRGYYEAVVSTVPPGSRYFYLLDGKKERPDPASRYQPEGVHGPSAVVDLTRQPWPDERWPGHPQEELIFYELHVGTFTPEGTFQAIIPYLPELAALGITAVELMPVAQFPGSRNWGYDGVYPFAVQNTYGGPHALRQFVAACHQQGLSVFLDVVYNHLGPEGNYLGDFGPYFTDRYQTPWGRAINFDGPGSDEVRRFFIENALYWVTEFAVDGLRLDAVHAIFDQSARHFLEELAASVRQAAAKRGRRVYLIAESDLNNARLIRPLVVGGYGLDAQWSDDFHHALHALLTGEANGYYRDFGQVEHLAKAFRCGFVYTGEYSAYRERRHGGATELCAPKQFVVFAQNHDQVGNRALGERLSTLVSFPALKLAAGVVLLSPFLPLIFMGEEYGETAPFQYFTSHTAPELAAAVVKGRRAEFARFGWAAVPDPQDEATFRRSRLHREQLQEDQPRALFAFYRELIRLRRTLPPLTNPSWEQMAVTAFEHERVLLVRRWNGATEVALIFSFNPEPQTVTLPLPGGPWEKLLDAAAATWLGPGAPTPVSFWSEGAASLPLSAYACVVLGQVREE, from the coding sequence TTGGGCGCCACCTACCTCGGCGAAGGCCGGTGCCGCTTCCGGGTTTGGGCCCCCTACGCTGATACTGTGGCGCTCCACATCGTCGCGCCGGAAGACCGGATCGTACCCCTAAACCGTGCCCCGCGGGGCTACTACGAAGCGGTAGTTTCCACCGTGCCGCCCGGCAGCCGCTACTTTTACCTCCTCGACGGGAAGAAGGAGCGGCCCGACCCCGCCTCGCGGTACCAGCCGGAAGGCGTGCACGGTCCTTCAGCGGTGGTGGACCTCACGCGCCAACCCTGGCCGGACGAAAGGTGGCCGGGCCACCCGCAAGAGGAGCTGATTTTCTACGAACTCCACGTGGGTACCTTTACCCCCGAAGGAACTTTCCAAGCGATCATTCCCTATCTCCCGGAACTGGCGGCACTCGGGATCACCGCGGTGGAGCTGATGCCGGTGGCCCAGTTTCCGGGAAGCCGCAACTGGGGCTACGACGGCGTCTATCCGTTCGCGGTCCAGAATACCTACGGCGGCCCCCACGCCCTCCGGCAGTTCGTTGCCGCGTGCCACCAGCAAGGTTTGAGCGTTTTCCTCGACGTCGTTTATAACCACCTCGGGCCGGAGGGAAACTACTTAGGGGATTTCGGGCCCTACTTCACCGACCGTTACCAAACACCGTGGGGTCGCGCAATAAACTTCGACGGGCCCGGAAGTGACGAAGTGCGCCGCTTTTTCATCGAAAACGCCCTCTACTGGGTGACCGAGTTCGCCGTCGACGGGTTGCGCCTCGATGCGGTCCACGCCATTTTCGACCAGTCCGCGCGCCACTTTCTCGAAGAACTGGCCGCAAGCGTCCGCCAGGCCGCGGCCAAGCGCGGCCGCCGCGTCTACCTCATCGCCGAAAGCGACCTCAACAACGCCCGCCTGATCCGTCCCCTTGTCGTTGGCGGCTACGGGCTCGACGCCCAGTGGAGCGACGATTTCCACCACGCCCTCCACGCTCTGCTCACGGGGGAAGCAAACGGCTACTACCGCGATTTCGGGCAGGTGGAGCACCTGGCCAAAGCCTTCCGCTGCGGGTTCGTCTACACCGGCGAATATTCTGCCTACCGGGAGCGCCGTCACGGCGGCGCCACGGAACTCTGCGCGCCAAAACAGTTTGTTGTCTTTGCCCAGAATCACGACCAGGTGGGCAACCGCGCTCTTGGCGAGCGTCTAAGCACCCTGGTGTCCTTCCCCGCGCTCAAGCTCGCGGCAGGGGTGGTTCTGCTTTCGCCCTTTTTGCCGCTTATCTTTATGGGTGAAGAATACGGCGAGACCGCGCCATTTCAGTATTTCACGAGCCACACCGCTCCGGAGCTTGCTGCCGCTGTCGTAAAAGGGCGCCGCGCGGAGTTCGCGCGTTTTGGTTGGGCGGCAGTCCCCGACCCGCAGGACGAAGCAACCTTCCGGCGGTCACGCCTGCACCGGGAGCAACTACAGGAGGACCAGCCCCGCGCCCTCTTCGCCTTTTACCGGGAACTGATCCGCCTCCGGCGGACCCTGCCGCCACTTACCAACCCCTCTTGGGAGCAAATGGCCGTGACCGCGTTCGAGCACGAGCGGGTCCTCCTTGTCCGGCGCTGGAACGGGGCCACGGAAGTAGCCCTCATCTTCTCCTTTAACCCCGAACCCCAAACCGTTACCTTACCGCTACCGGGCGGTCCGTGGGAAAAACTCCTCGACGCCGCGGCAGCAACGTGGCTCGGACCTGGGGCGCCAACGCCCGTAAGTTTTTGGTCGGAAGGGGCCGCCTCGCTCCCTTTAAGCGCCTACGCCTGCGTAGTTTTGGGACAAGTGCGAGAGGAGTGA
- the paaI gene encoding hydroxyphenylacetyl-CoA thioesterase PaaI, whose protein sequence is MSNKPPADQVTEQGGDLYRTLVEGDPFPKALGVAVTRLAPGYAEATLRVREEMLNFAGVTHGGVIFALADTVFGLASNAYGATALAIHADIDFLRATTAGAVLTARAVEESRGGRLTHYRVTVEDDEGRLIALFRGIAYIKKG, encoded by the coding sequence ATGTCTAACAAACCACCAGCTGACCAAGTAACGGAACAAGGCGGCGACCTTTACCGCACTTTAGTCGAAGGGGATCCCTTCCCGAAAGCTCTCGGCGTCGCGGTAACGCGCCTGGCACCCGGGTACGCGGAGGCTACGCTCCGCGTCCGGGAGGAGATGCTCAACTTTGCGGGGGTCACTCACGGCGGGGTGATTTTCGCCCTTGCCGACACGGTTTTCGGCCTCGCCAGCAACGCCTACGGGGCTACGGCCCTTGCCATCCACGCCGATATCGACTTCCTGCGGGCAACCACTGCCGGCGCGGTGCTGACCGCGCGGGCGGTGGAGGAGTCGCGGGGCGGGCGGCTCACCCATTACCGGGTCACCGTCGAAGATGATGAGGGGCGGTTGATCGCCCTTTTCCGGGGGATAGCGTATATTAAGAAAGGCTAA
- a CDS encoding ATP-binding protein, with the protein MKCRVCRGEAFVKLPAHNAAFCPEHFDAFFLRQVARAIKKYRMLPPGGRVVVALSGGKDSLVTALVLHRLGYQVEGLFVDLGILEGDFSPASRQACEEFCAAHGVPLRVYSLAAEFGRGIPDIARRYPRICALCGVTKRHVMNEYTLAVGADALATGHTLDDMAAALFANLLRWDLHYLAKGLPVLPAEEGFAKKIKPLALQAENEIRAFAALHEIRPVEAVCPYAAEAKFKRYKRVLNELEEKSPGLKRAFYEGYTQQAHRFKEETARPPLVTCAVCGLPATNSPCTFCRIWRDAT; encoded by the coding sequence ATGAAGTGTCGCGTTTGCAGAGGAGAGGCTTTCGTCAAGCTGCCGGCGCATAACGCTGCCTTTTGCCCGGAGCATTTCGACGCCTTTTTTCTCCGGCAGGTCGCCCGGGCGATTAAGAAATACCGGATGTTGCCTCCCGGGGGACGGGTGGTAGTAGCCCTATCTGGAGGTAAGGATTCCTTAGTCACCGCGCTGGTGCTGCACCGCCTCGGCTATCAAGTCGAGGGGCTTTTCGTTGATCTGGGAATTCTGGAGGGAGATTTTTCTCCCGCTTCGCGGCAAGCCTGCGAAGAGTTTTGCGCTGCCCACGGGGTACCGCTTAGAGTCTACAGCTTGGCGGCGGAATTCGGCCGCGGCATCCCGGATATCGCGCGGCGCTACCCGCGAATCTGCGCCCTCTGCGGGGTGACCAAGCGCCACGTCATGAACGAGTACACGCTGGCCGTCGGCGCCGACGCCCTCGCCACTGGCCACACGCTCGACGACATGGCCGCGGCGCTTTTTGCTAACCTCCTGCGCTGGGACCTCCACTACCTGGCGAAAGGGCTACCCGTCCTGCCGGCGGAGGAGGGCTTTGCCAAAAAAATTAAACCCTTGGCGCTCCAAGCCGAAAACGAAATCCGGGCTTTTGCCGCGCTTCACGAGATTCGTCCGGTGGAGGCAGTATGCCCTTACGCTGCGGAAGCCAAATTCAAGCGCTATAAGCGCGTGCTCAACGAACTCGAAGAAAAGTCGCCCGGGCTTAAACGCGCTTTTTACGAAGGCTACACGCAACAGGCGCACCGCTTTAAAGAAGAGACCGCCCGCCCGCCGCTCGTCACTTGCGCGGTTTGCGGCCTTCCCGCTACCAACAGCCCCTGCACTTTCTGCCGGATCTGGCGGGATGCAACTTAA
- the treY gene encoding malto-oligosyltrehalose synthase, which translates to MFKVAGGRVPGATYRIQLGPHFGFSEAAALIPYLAALGITDLYAAPILEARAGSTHGYDVTDPTRVRAALGGEEGFRRLVAALKAHGLGLLLDIVPNHMAASPQNPWWADLLRHGQASPYAPFFDIDWDPPAPDLRGRVLLPVLGAPFGEELEKGALQLALQEEGFYVCYHEQAFPLSPETAALILPPPEAELPEDAAALRRASREVINAQLRCLNGTPGNPESFNRLEAILAQQHYRLACWRLANSEINYRRFFDVSELVGVRVEDPAVFEATHRLLLRLAAEGSVTGFRIDHIDGLYDPYAYLHRLREKLVALGLENFYLVVEKIRTGDEELPGNWPVAGTTGYDFLNAVSELFVDERGLAHLEETYREATDSADFSEVVYRCKRLVLDRLFASETATLAQDLWLLARKDRYGWDLPLAALKEALIDLTASLPVYRTYVRGYPVAARDKRYIEEACAQALRRSPHLAVALTFLRRLLLLTDWPRLSPAQQEEHRHFVMRWQQLTGPVTAKGFEDTALYRYNRLLALNEVGGDPGTSGLAVSEFHARNAAVLRRWPHTLNATSTHDTKRSEDVRARLSVLSEIPAIWVEKFKLWQQWNRRKKPVVKGRPVPDANTEWFIYQTLLGAWPLDEKEEAEFKVRLAAYVTKAAREAKVRTEWLDPDPEYEQALSEFLTAILAPESGNLFRADFEALEETVAYYGALNSLAQALLKIATPGIPDFYQGTEVWNFSLVDPDNRRPVDFARHSALLQGLQKDEKSRSKLSLVQELLASWKDGRIKLYTIYKALHFRRDHLELFSGGAYLPLTVAGLRREHVCAFIRQKGNQWVVVAVPRLLVRLQQQSRTGLRNPEAPALPARQPPLGAATWNDDRLLLPESAPEEWYNIFTGESLRYVPSPHCGSTPEGGHTLYLADVFRSFPVALLTAD; encoded by the coding sequence ATGTTTAAGGTGGCTGGGGGGCGCGTTCCTGGCGCAACCTACCGGATCCAGCTCGGCCCGCACTTCGGGTTTAGCGAAGCTGCGGCGCTGATCCCCTACCTCGCCGCTCTCGGCATCACCGACCTCTACGCAGCACCGATCTTAGAGGCGCGCGCTGGAAGCACCCACGGCTACGACGTCACCGATCCGACCCGCGTCCGCGCGGCACTCGGCGGCGAAGAGGGGTTCCGCCGGCTGGTAGCGGCCTTGAAAGCGCACGGGCTCGGGCTGCTGCTCGATATCGTTCCCAACCACATGGCGGCGAGCCCCCAGAACCCTTGGTGGGCCGACCTCCTCCGGCATGGCCAAGCTTCACCATACGCCCCTTTTTTCGACATCGACTGGGACCCGCCGGCACCGGACTTGCGGGGAAGGGTTTTGCTGCCCGTGCTGGGAGCGCCGTTTGGCGAAGAGCTGGAAAAGGGGGCGCTGCAGCTCGCCCTTCAAGAAGAGGGTTTTTACGTCTGCTACCACGAACAGGCCTTTCCCTTATCTCCCGAAACCGCCGCACTGATCCTGCCCCCGCCCGAAGCGGAACTACCGGAAGACGCCGCGGCCCTGCGCCGCGCGAGCCGTGAGGTTATAAACGCGCAACTGCGGTGCTTGAACGGCACACCGGGCAACCCGGAGAGTTTCAACCGCTTAGAGGCGATCTTAGCGCAGCAGCATTACCGTCTCGCCTGCTGGCGGCTCGCCAATTCAGAAATTAACTACCGCCGCTTCTTTGATGTAAGTGAATTGGTGGGCGTGCGGGTCGAAGACCCAGCTGTTTTTGAGGCCACCCACAGGCTTCTCCTCCGCCTGGCAGCTGAAGGTAGCGTTACCGGTTTCCGCATCGACCACATCGACGGGCTCTACGACCCCTACGCCTACCTCCACCGCTTGCGCGAGAAACTGGTGGCCCTGGGACTGGAGAACTTCTACCTGGTGGTGGAAAAAATCCGCACCGGCGACGAAGAACTCCCCGGAAACTGGCCGGTTGCCGGCACCACCGGCTATGACTTTCTCAATGCGGTGAGCGAGCTTTTCGTGGACGAAAGAGGGCTTGCCCACTTAGAAGAGACTTACCGGGAGGCAACGGACAGCGCAGATTTTAGCGAAGTGGTTTACCGGTGCAAGCGGCTGGTCCTGGATAGGCTTTTCGCCAGCGAGACTGCAACCCTCGCCCAAGACCTGTGGCTTCTGGCCAGAAAAGACCGCTACGGCTGGGATTTGCCGCTCGCGGCGCTCAAGGAGGCCTTAATTGACCTTACCGCCTCCCTTCCTGTTTACCGCACCTACGTCCGCGGTTACCCGGTAGCCGCCCGTGATAAGCGCTACATCGAAGAAGCCTGCGCCCAGGCGCTGCGCCGCTCGCCCCACCTTGCCGTCGCGCTCACTTTCCTGCGGCGCCTGCTGCTGCTCACCGACTGGCCCCGGTTATCGCCGGCGCAACAAGAGGAGCACCGCCACTTCGTAATGCGCTGGCAACAACTCACGGGCCCGGTAACCGCTAAGGGTTTTGAAGATACGGCCCTTTACCGGTACAACCGGCTCCTCGCGCTCAACGAGGTTGGCGGCGATCCCGGAACATCCGGGCTTGCGGTAAGTGAGTTTCACGCGCGCAACGCGGCGGTCCTGCGTCGCTGGCCCCACACCCTCAATGCCACCTCTACCCACGATACGAAGCGAAGTGAAGACGTGCGCGCCCGGCTTAGCGTCCTTTCAGAAATCCCCGCAATATGGGTAGAAAAATTCAAATTATGGCAGCAGTGGAACCGACGGAAGAAACCGGTAGTTAAAGGCCGTCCCGTTCCTGACGCTAACACGGAGTGGTTCATCTACCAGACGCTCCTGGGCGCCTGGCCGCTGGACGAGAAAGAAGAGGCGGAATTTAAGGTTCGGCTCGCGGCTTACGTTACCAAGGCCGCCCGGGAAGCAAAGGTCCGCACTGAGTGGCTTGACCCCGACCCGGAGTACGAGCAGGCCTTGAGCGAGTTTCTCACGGCAATCCTGGCCCCCGAATCCGGCAACCTTTTCCGCGCCGACTTTGAGGCCCTTGAAGAAACAGTCGCTTACTACGGCGCCTTGAACTCCCTCGCGCAGGCTCTCCTCAAGATCGCCACGCCCGGAATCCCCGACTTCTACCAAGGAACGGAGGTCTGGAATTTCAGCCTGGTCGACCCCGACAACCGGCGCCCGGTAGATTTTGCCCGGCACAGCGCTCTCTTGCAGGGCTTGCAAAAGGACGAAAAAAGCCGCAGCAAGTTAAGCTTGGTGCAGGAGTTGCTGGCTTCCTGGAAAGACGGGCGCATCAAGCTTTACACTATCTACAAAGCCCTCCACTTCCGCCGGGACCACTTAGAACTTTTTTCCGGTGGCGCCTATCTCCCGCTCACCGTCGCCGGCTTACGGCGGGAGCACGTTTGCGCCTTTATCCGCCAAAAAGGGAACCAGTGGGTCGTAGTAGCGGTGCCGCGCTTGCTAGTGCGGCTTCAGCAACAGTCCCGCACCGGCCTGAGAAATCCCGAAGCACCAGCACTGCCCGCACGGCAACCACCGCTGGGAGCAGCAACCTGGAATGACGACCGCCTCCTTCTCCCGGAAAGCGCCCCGGAAGAATGGTATAACATTTTCACCGGGGAGAGCTTGCGGTACGTTCCCTCGCCCCACTGCGGCTCCACCCCTGAAGGGGGACACACTCTCTACCTGGCGGATGTTTTTCGTTCTTTTCCGGTAGCCCTTTTAACGGCAGATTAA
- the malQ gene encoding 4-alpha-glucanotransferase: protein MNRTEWRQLRYLARLCGVETAYHDVTGVRREASPEALLAVLRALGVALATPAEAGAAIRELRLQKARRACEPVTVVWGEAPLRLQLCLPPEQAESRVATSLSLEDGTVLSAALDLATLPRRRCLKVAEEEFVVKELVLPVKLPPGYHRLHLSLPGRVTETLVVSAPVKAYTYPEKIWGVFVPLYALHSERSWGAGDFTDLENLVGWVQGLGGQLVGTLPLLAAFLDVICEPSPYLPVSCLFWNEFYLDVTRIPELAHCPPARELLASPAVREELAAFRQRPLVAYRRVMALKRTILELLARCLEALPARRAALEQWLAAKPQARDYARFRAAVEQQHRLWPQWPAHLQAGHLTEGDYDPDAARYHLFVQWLTEEQLQSVAAKAKESPPGLYFDLPLGVHPAGYDTWRERALFVPGVATGAPPDPFFAAGQNWGFPPLHPERLREEGYRYFIAALRHQLRYAGALRLDHVMRLHRLFWIPAGFPAAQGVYVRYRAAEFYAILTLEAHRYQAVIVGEDLGTVPPYVRTAMARHGIGRMYILPFALTGTPRWPLNPVPAGALAALNTHDMPPFAAFWQQDGRARSTLPSFLAANNFLPEPTDAPAAILAGCLSWLAQSPAGCLLVNLEDLWGETAPQNVPGTTAYPNWQRKTRYPFEQFSRSPEVLEILQRVNLLRKEGD from the coding sequence ATGAACCGAACCGAGTGGCGGCAGTTACGTTACTTGGCGCGACTTTGCGGCGTCGAAACCGCCTACCACGACGTGACGGGCGTGCGGCGGGAGGCTTCACCGGAAGCGCTGCTGGCAGTGCTCCGCGCCCTCGGGGTCGCGCTGGCAACGCCAGCCGAGGCAGGCGCCGCGATCCGCGAGTTGCGCCTGCAGAAAGCGCGCCGTGCTTGCGAACCGGTAACGGTCGTCTGGGGGGAAGCGCCACTGCGCCTGCAACTCTGCCTGCCTCCAGAGCAAGCGGAAAGCCGCGTGGCCACCTCCCTCTCTCTTGAAGACGGCACCGTCCTATCTGCCGCCCTCGACCTTGCCACGTTGCCCCGGCGCCGGTGCCTGAAGGTGGCGGAAGAAGAGTTCGTAGTCAAAGAACTGGTCCTCCCCGTGAAACTACCACCCGGCTACCACCGGCTGCACCTTAGTCTTCCGGGGCGCGTAACAGAGACGCTCGTCGTTAGCGCACCAGTTAAGGCCTACACCTATCCAGAAAAAATCTGGGGGGTTTTTGTACCACTCTACGCCCTCCATTCGGAGCGAAGCTGGGGTGCAGGTGACTTCACCGACCTCGAAAACCTGGTCGGGTGGGTTCAAGGTTTAGGCGGGCAGCTCGTCGGAACCCTCCCGCTCCTTGCCGCTTTCCTCGACGTTATTTGCGAGCCCAGCCCCTACCTGCCCGTGAGTTGCCTCTTCTGGAACGAGTTCTACCTTGACGTGACGCGTATCCCCGAACTCGCCCATTGCCCGCCCGCGCGGGAACTCTTGGCGTCACCCGCCGTGCGTGAGGAGCTGGCGGCATTCCGCCAAAGGCCGCTTGTAGCGTACCGCCGCGTAATGGCCCTCAAGCGGACGATCTTAGAACTACTCGCCCGCTGCCTGGAGGCTCTGCCGGCGCGGCGCGCGGCGCTTGAGCAATGGCTCGCCGCCAAACCGCAAGCCCGCGACTACGCCCGCTTCCGGGCAGCGGTTGAACAGCAGCACCGCCTCTGGCCCCAGTGGCCCGCGCACCTGCAGGCCGGGCACTTAACCGAAGGCGATTACGACCCCGACGCCGCGCGCTACCATCTTTTTGTCCAGTGGCTCACCGAAGAGCAGCTTCAGTCCGTCGCCGCTAAAGCCAAGGAAAGCCCGCCTGGTCTCTACTTTGACCTACCCCTCGGCGTCCACCCGGCAGGGTACGATACCTGGCGGGAACGCGCTCTCTTCGTCCCTGGCGTAGCCACCGGCGCCCCGCCCGACCCCTTCTTTGCTGCCGGACAAAACTGGGGCTTCCCGCCGCTCCATCCCGAGCGTCTCCGCGAAGAAGGTTACCGCTACTTCATCGCCGCGCTCCGCCACCAGCTGCGCTACGCCGGTGCGCTCCGCCTGGACCACGTAATGCGGCTGCACCGTCTCTTCTGGATCCCCGCAGGCTTCCCTGCCGCCCAAGGTGTTTACGTGCGTTACCGCGCAGCAGAGTTCTACGCCATCCTCACCCTTGAAGCACACCGTTACCAAGCCGTAATTGTCGGGGAAGACCTCGGCACCGTGCCCCCCTATGTCCGCACCGCAATGGCCCGTCACGGCATAGGCCGGATGTACATCTTGCCTTTCGCGCTAACGGGTACCCCCCGCTGGCCGCTCAACCCCGTCCCCGCCGGGGCCCTCGCCGCCCTGAATACCCACGACATGCCGCCTTTCGCGGCTTTCTGGCAGCAGGATGGGCGCGCTCGCAGCACCCTACCATCCTTTCTCGCCGCGAATAACTTTCTCCCGGAGCCGACCGACGCGCCGGCAGCCATCCTCGCCGGTTGCCTCTCTTGGCTGGCGCAAAGTCCCGCCGGCTGCCTTTTAGTCAACCTCGAAGATTTATGGGGCGAGACGGCGCCGCAGAACGTCCCCGGCACGACCGCCTACCCCAACTGGCAGCGCAAGACCCGTTATCCCTTTGAGCAATTCAGCCGGTCCCCCGAAGTGCTGGAGATACTACAAAGGGTGAACCTTCTGCGCAAGGAGGGGGATTAG
- a CDS encoding DUF3536 domain-containing protein, whose amino-acid sequence MERYVCIHGHFYQPPRENPWLEDVELQDSAYPYHDWNERITAECYEPNTASRLLDGYGRIKKIVNNYAKISFNFGPTLLDWLARKKPDVYAKIIAADRESKEYFAGHGSALAQVYNHVIMPLSNQRDKYTQVRWGIRDFVHRFGRQPEGMWLPETAVDLESLEILAAHGIRFTILSPYQARRVRKTGATAWEEVGPGGVDPSMAYRVNLPASGRSLAVFFYDGPISRAVAFERLLASGENFAHRLLTGFTTGRTWPQLVNIATDGETYGHHFRHGDMALAYALNYIETNNLAQITNYGEYLEKHPPTHEVEIAENSSWSCSHGIERWRSNCGCNSGLHPGWSQAWRAPLRSALNHLRNAVAPRFEELARQFLKDPWAARDDYISVILDRTPENVAAFLARHALRPLTPAEEVTVLKLLELQRHAMLMFTSCGWFFDEISGIETVQILQYAARVIQLAEELFATRFEPRFLEILAEAKSNLKEHRDGAHVYEKFAKPAMVDLPKVGAHYAISSVFETYDAESRVYCYTVNRRDHQTSETGKVKLVVGQAAITSDITHESADLSYGVLYLGDHNVHGGIRPHRDDGTYQEMVTKAKDAFDRADFPEVLRILDSYFEGATFSLRQLFRDEQRRILNMILDSTLKEIEADYRRIYEHHAPLMRFLKDLRMPLPQALFTTAVFVINMSLRRAFATEPLDLDQINTLLHEAHLLEVPLDAAGLGYTLAQTLEAMARRLKADPTNLNLVRELDSATDLVRFFPFEVNLWAVQNIYYDLLQNVYPALREKAAKGDPEAQELVAHYDNLGENLRMQRDV is encoded by the coding sequence ATGGAGCGTTACGTCTGCATTCACGGCCACTTTTACCAACCACCGCGGGAAAATCCCTGGCTGGAGGACGTCGAACTGCAGGACTCCGCTTACCCTTACCACGACTGGAACGAACGGATCACCGCCGAGTGCTACGAGCCGAACACGGCCTCCCGTCTGCTTGACGGCTACGGCCGGATAAAAAAGATCGTGAACAACTACGCGAAGATTAGCTTCAACTTTGGCCCCACTCTGCTCGACTGGCTGGCCCGGAAAAAACCCGACGTTTACGCGAAAATTATCGCCGCGGACCGGGAAAGCAAGGAGTATTTCGCGGGCCACGGCTCGGCTCTCGCCCAGGTTTACAACCACGTGATTATGCCGCTTAGTAACCAGCGCGATAAGTACACCCAGGTCCGCTGGGGCATCCGCGACTTCGTCCACCGGTTCGGGCGGCAACCGGAAGGGATGTGGCTCCCAGAAACCGCGGTGGATCTCGAGTCGCTCGAAATACTCGCTGCGCACGGCATCCGCTTTACAATCCTTTCGCCCTACCAGGCCCGGCGGGTGCGGAAAACAGGGGCGACCGCCTGGGAGGAAGTTGGGCCCGGTGGCGTCGACCCTTCAATGGCTTACCGCGTCAACTTACCCGCATCCGGGCGCTCCCTCGCCGTCTTCTTCTACGACGGGCCGATCTCCCGCGCCGTCGCCTTCGAGCGCCTACTCGCCAGCGGCGAGAATTTCGCCCACCGCCTCCTTACCGGCTTTACGACCGGGCGTACCTGGCCGCAGCTCGTAAACATCGCCACCGACGGCGAAACCTACGGCCACCATTTCCGCCACGGCGATATGGCCCTCGCCTACGCTTTGAACTATATCGAGACCAATAACCTCGCCCAGATCACCAACTACGGTGAGTACCTGGAAAAGCACCCACCGACCCATGAAGTCGAAATCGCGGAAAATAGTTCCTGGAGCTGCAGCCACGGGATCGAAAGGTGGCGGAGCAACTGCGGCTGCAACTCCGGCCTACACCCGGGTTGGAGCCAGGCGTGGCGCGCACCGCTCCGCAGCGCCCTCAACCACCTGCGCAACGCCGTCGCTCCCAGGTTCGAGGAACTGGCCCGCCAGTTCTTAAAGGACCCCTGGGCGGCCCGCGACGACTACATCAGCGTGATCCTCGACCGGACGCCAGAAAATGTTGCCGCGTTCCTCGCGCGCCACGCCCTGCGGCCACTGACCCCCGCGGAGGAAGTGACCGTGCTCAAGCTCCTCGAGCTGCAGCGCCACGCCATGCTGATGTTCACGAGCTGCGGGTGGTTTTTCGACGAAATTTCGGGAATCGAGACGGTTCAGATCCTGCAGTACGCCGCCCGGGTAATCCAGCTCGCCGAAGAGCTCTTTGCCACCCGCTTCGAACCTAGGTTTCTCGAAATCCTGGCGGAAGCCAAAAGTAACCTCAAGGAGCACCGGGACGGGGCTCACGTCTACGAAAAATTCGCTAAGCCGGCAATGGTTGATCTGCCCAAAGTAGGTGCCCACTACGCCATCAGCTCCGTCTTTGAAACCTACGACGCCGAATCACGGGTTTATTGCTACACAGTAAACCGCCGCGACCACCAAACGTCCGAAACCGGCAAAGTCAAGTTAGTGGTGGGTCAGGCGGCAATAACCTCCGACATCACCCATGAATCAGCCGACCTCAGTTACGGCGTGCTCTATCTCGGTGACCATAACGTCCACGGCGGTATCCGCCCGCACCGGGACGACGGAACTTACCAGGAAATGGTAACCAAAGCAAAAGACGCCTTCGACCGGGCCGACTTTCCGGAAGTCCTCCGCATCCTCGATAGCTACTTCGAGGGTGCCACCTTCTCGCTCAGGCAGCTTTTCCGCGACGAGCAACGCCGCATCTTGAATATGATTCTTGATTCCACCCTTAAAGAGATCGAGGCGGATTACCGCCGCATTTACGAGCACCACGCGCCGCTGATGCGCTTCCTCAAAGACCTCCGGATGCCGCTCCCGCAGGCGCTTTTTACCACCGCCGTGTTTGTAATCAACATGAGCCTGCGGCGCGCGTTCGCCACGGAGCCGCTCGACCTTGACCAGATCAACACGCTGCTCCACGAAGCGCATCTGCTGGAGGTGCCGCTTGATGCCGCCGGACTCGGTTATACTCTCGCCCAGACGCTCGAGGCTATGGCCCGGCGGCTTAAGGCCGACCCCACCAACCTCAACCTGGTGCGGGAACTCGATTCAGCCACCGACCTTGTTCGCTTCTTCCCCTTCGAAGTCAACTTATGGGCAGTCCAAAACATCTACTACGACTTGCTGCAGAACGTCTACCCCGCCCTGCGCGAAAAAGCGGCCAAAGGTGACCCGGAAGCCCAAGAACTCGTGGCCCACTATGACAACTTAGGCGAAAACCTCCGGATGCAGCGTGATGTTTAA